The following are encoded in a window of Penaeus monodon isolate SGIC_2016 chromosome 9, NSTDA_Pmon_1, whole genome shotgun sequence genomic DNA:
- the LOC119577132 gene encoding inactive hydroxysteroid dehydrogenase-like protein 1, whose amino-acid sequence MIEFEDARLFPGLEAIVNVIMVLGILTATKLVGRTAWDVAVGLRAHVWSKLCKKNLVQTYGKWAIVTGCTDGIGKAYAFELAKNGMNIVLISRTAEKLQNVALEIGRKFGVKTEKVQVDFNLGKEIYYVIEKCIEGKEIGILVNNVGVITPHPMSFGEVNNHILWSHVNVNVASPLAMTKIVLPQMLKRRKGAVVNLASIAGRCPIPLLQIYSASKAFVDYFSEALGVEYKCSGITVQTITPGYVSTNMTSYSEKIYKPSLMVPTASNFAAHALDTLGYTSYTTGYWSHGIMAWFIDNFAPRWILMRMFKLHNEDLLRDMNKNKRE is encoded by the exons ATGATTGAATTTGAAGATGCCCGGTTATTCCCAGGTCTTGAGGCCATAGTGAATGTCATTATGGTTCTTGGCATCCTGACGGCTACGAAGCTCGTTGGGAGGACAGCATGGGATGTGGCCGTGGGTCTGAGGGCGCATGTATGGTCTAAACTGTGCAAGAAGAACTTAGTGCAGACATACGGGAAATGGGCAA TTGTAACAGGATGCACAGATGGAATTGGAAAAGCTTATGCTTTTGAACTGGCAAAGAATGGTATGAACATTGTTTTGATATCGCGAACTGCAGAAAAACTACAGAATGTTGCTTTAGAGATTG GTAGAAAGTTTGGAGTCAAGACAGAAAAAGTACAAGTAGACTTCAACTTGGGAAAAGAGATTTACTACGTAATTGAGAAATGCATTGAAGGAAAGGAGATTGGCATCTTAG TGAACAACGTGGGAGTTATAACCCCTCACCCTATGAGTTTTGGTGAGGTGAACAACCATATTCTTTGGAGTCATGTTAATGTGAATGTTGCATCTCCTCTGGCAATGACCAAGATCGTCCTCCCTCAGATGCTCAAGCGAAGAAAAGGGGCTGTAGTAAATTTGGCTTCCATAGCTGGCCGAtgtcctattcctctcctccaaATTTACTCTGCTTCAAAG GCATTTGTAGACTACTTCTCCGAGGCTTTAGGAGTGGAGTATAAATGTTCAGGCATTACAGTTCAGACCATTACTCCAGGTTATGTATCAACCAATATGACAAGCTATTCTGAAAAGATCTACAAGCCAA GTCTTATGGTGCCAACTGCCTCTAACTTTGCTGCACATGCCCTGGACACTCTGGGGTATACCAGTTACACCACAGGCTACTGGTCACATGGGATAATG GCTTGGTTTATAGACAACTTTGCACCGAGGTGGATCCTGATGAGAATGTTTAAACTGCATAATGAAGACCTATTAAGGGACATgaacaaaaataagagagaatga
- the LOC119577131 gene encoding BRCA1-associated protein-like, with amino-acid sequence MSVSLVVIRLETADESPTLKHIEYQAPKRTKDSGLDREASPSEWPLLVTDTLLSIHRGRREPIQVTVTTLEEQHILEALTSSNTEEEDPDMDPKVKGGSVEKNAGDNSSETSCVSSGGVPRRTSKESTPGASSSKEGTPGPSEDGTGRRGRSIKDRVTFVSGNPMVDVTHGILHLYKENTKTSLEETESRSEMLCMLAVPTCMTIHDLLQFTAPCYSEIQHMRIIRDPTPNQYMVLIKFRTQGDADMFYNTFNGQRYNTIEPDICRLVYVARVETTKESEDGGLPIPGHTELPTCPVCLERMDESVDGILTILCNHSFHGECLAKWGDTSCPVCRYCQTPEETPDQRCLLCGSADSLWICLICGHVGCGRYVGGHAHRHFMETNHLFSLQVGNNRVWDYVRDNYVHRLLQSEGDGKVVSYERTSPVSDTKEELVQGEEKLTALQLEYTHLLSSQLESQRQYFENKITEAQAEAWHEAEESKEAVKKLSEEMQAVKQELASVTRDKVTLDKKIGQLNSKLAKVSKDLETEQELNLSMRQGKQEWVSKVVKLENVVKQKDQKIAELESQVTDVMAHLEALSTVNCNPELQGGQVYIPNENSKPQGARRKHRK; translated from the exons ATGTCAGTCAGTCTCGTCGTGATAAGGTTGGAGACCGCAGATGAGAGTCCGACCCTAAAACATATTGAATACCAAG CTCCCAAACGGACCAAAGACAGTGGACTGGATCGTGAGGCCAGTCCATCTGAGTGGCCGCTGCTGGTGACTGATACTCTTCTCTCCATTCACCGAGGACGAAGAGAACCCATTCAGGTCACGGTCACAACACTTGAGGAGCAGCACATTCTTGAG GCTTTAACATCAAGtaacacagaagaagaagaccCAGACATGGATCCAAAAGTCAAAGGAGGGTCTGTAGAAAAGAATGCAGGTGACAATTCCTCAGAGACAAGCTGTGTGAGTTCAGGTGGAGTTCCTCGAAGAACAAGTAAAGAGTCAACTCCAGGAGCATCAAGCAGTAAAGAAG GCACCCCTGGGCCCAGTGAGGATGGCACCGGGAGAAGAGGACGTAGCATTAAGGACAGAGTCACCTTTGTGTCCGGAAACCCAATGGTGGATGTCACCCATGGAATTTTGCATCTGTACAAAGAAAA TACGAAGACAAGCTTGGAGGAGACTGAATCACGATCAGAAATGTTGTGCATGTTGGCGGTTCCTACTTGTATGACAATTCATGACCTTCTCCAATTCACAGCCCCATGCTACTCTGAGATACAGCATATGAGAATCATCAGAGATCCTACACCCAACCAGTACATGGTGCTCATCAAGTTCCGAACACAG GGTGATGCTGACATGTTCTACAACACATTCAATGGGCAACGCTATAACACAATTGAACCAGACATTTGTCGTCTTGTGTATGTTGCCAGAGTAGAGACCACAAAGGAGTCGGAGGATGGGGGTTTGCCTATACCAG GTCACACAGAATTACCTACTTGCCCAGTCTGCTTAGAGCGCATGGATGAATCTGTTGATGGAATCTTGACAATATTGTGCAACCACTCCTTCCATGGAGAATGCTTAGCCAAGTGGGGTGATACAAG CTGTCCAGTTTGCCGGTACTGTCAGACCCCAGAGGAGACACCAGACCAACGATGCTTGTTGTGCGGGTCAGCCGACTCCTTGTGGATCTGCCTGATATGTGGACATGTTGGATGTGGGCGTTATGTAGGAGGACATGCTCACAG ACACTTCATGGAGACCAATCACCTCTTCTCCCTGCAAGTGGGCAACAACAGAGTCTGGGACTATGTGAGAGATAACTATGTGCATCGCTTATTACAGAGTGAAGGTGATGGCAAA GTTGTATCATATGAGCGGACATCACCAGTGTCTGATACAAAGGAGGAGTTAGTTCAAGGAGAAGAAAAGTTGACAGCACTGCAGCTGGAATACACACACCTCCTCTCCTCACAGCTGGAGTCACAAAGACAGTACTTCGAAAACAAGATAACAGAAGCACAAGCAGAGGCATGGCATGAG gcAGAAGAATCTAAAGAAGCTGTAAAAAAACTCAGTGAAGAAATGCAGGCAGTCAAACAAGAATTAGCTTCTGTTACACGTGATAAAGTTACACTTGATAAGAAGATCGGTCAACTGAATAGTAAATTGGCAAAG GTGTCCAAAGATCTGGAAACAGAGCAGGAGCTAAATCTGTCCATGCGTCAAGGTAAACAGGAGTGGGTGTCCAAGGTCGTGAAGCTGGAAAATGTGGTCAAGCAGAAGGATCAG AAAATAGCCGAGTTGGAGTCGCAAGTGACTGACGTGATGGCCCACCTGGAGGCCCTGTCCACAGTCAACTGCAACCCAGAGCTCCAGGGCGGCCAGGTCTACATCCCAAACGAGAATTCGAAGCCACAAGGGGCAAGACGGAAACACAGAAAGTAA
- the LOC119576711 gene encoding inactive hydroxysteroid dehydrogenase-like protein 1, with the protein MDLKDFQLFPYPNALLNIITLIGLLGVLKFFTATTWNLAVGMRAHVWSKLRNKNFVETYGKWAVVTGSSDGIGKGYAYELAKKGMNLLLISRTMEKLQKIKEEIDKEFGVEVEIMQVDFSHGKQVYDEIEERVKGKEIGLLGMYKSYDILLLIFSQSDNASFFKGNPHVTNIVKRKYYHEIFITDKNIVIKEREREFLHGWDYDKAFVDFFSDALGAEYENSGVTFQTVTPAYVSTNMTSYSEKIHKPRFFVPTASNYAAHAVDTLGYTSYTTGYWTHGIQHIHFLQAFVDFFSEALGAEYENSGVTFQTVTPAYVSTNMTSYSEKIHKPRFFVPTASNYAAHAVDTLGYTSYTTGYWTHGIQAWIMDNFFSRWIWIKILKKNCESLLKDSKKTKNE; encoded by the exons ATGGATTTGAAGGATTTTCAGTTATTCCCGTATCCAAACGCCTTACTAAATATTATTACACTCATAGGTCTTCTTGGTGTTCTGAAATTCTTCACGGCTACGACATGGAACTTGGCAGTGGGTATGAGAGCTCATGTGTGGTCCAAACTCCGGAACAAGAATTTCGTCGAGACTTACGGGAAATGGGCAG TCGTTACAGGAAGTTCAGACGGCATCGGGAAGGGCTATGCATATGAACTCGCCAAGAAAGGGATGAACCTGCTCTTGATATCTCGCACGATGGAAAAGTTGCAGAAAATCAAAGAAGAGATCG ATAAAGAGTTCGGAGTAGAGGTAGAGATAATGCAAGTAGATTTCAGCCACGGAAAGCAGGTGTACGACGAGATAGAGGAACGCGTCAAAGGGAAGGAGATTGGCCTTCTAGGTATGTATAAAAGTTATGATATCCTGTTACTAATATTTTCACAGTCAGACAATGCTTCATTTTTTAAAGGTAACCCACACGTTACAAATATAgtcaaaagaaaatattatcatGAAATTTTCATTACTGACAAGAACATcgttatcaaagagagagagagaga GTTTCTGCACGGCTGGGATTATGATAAA GCCTTTGTAGACTTCTTCTCCGATGCTTTAGGGGCAGAATACGAAAATTCTGGCGTGACTTTTCAGACCGTCACCCCTGCCTATGTCTCGACCAACATGACGAGCTATTCCGAGAAGATACACAAACCAA GATTCTTCGTGCCTACAGCCTCCAACTACGCTGCTCATGCTGTGGATACCTTAGGATACACCTCGTACACGACAGGGTATTGGACCCATGGCATTCAG CACATTCATTTTCTACAGGCCTTTGTAGACTTCTTCTCCGAGGCTTTAGGGGCAGAATACGAAAATTCTGGCGTGACTTTTCAGACCGTCACCCCTGCCTATGTCTCGACCAACATGACGAGCTATTCCGAGAAGATACACAAACCAA GATTCTTCGTGCCTACAGCCTCCAACTACGCTGCTCATGCTGTGGATACCTTAGGATACACCTCGTACACGACAGGCTATTGGACCCATGGCATTCAG GCCTGGATAATGGATAATTTCTTTTCGCGATGGATCTGGATAAAGATTTTAAAGAAGAACTGCGAGTCTCTACTGAAGGATTCGAAGAAGACCAAAAATGAATGA